The Methanobacterium bryantii genome includes the window AATGCATTGGTTTGAAAAAATATGCCCTTTCATTAACAGGGCTTTCAATAATGGCTGCTTATTTAATATTGTTTGCTGGATTTCTCCACATGATATTTTACAGTGTAGGTGCAATGATTTCTCTTAATATATACATCACTGATTTTGCTGCTAATTTACTGATTTACCCTCTAATTATCGCATCTCAAGGGAGATTTATGGGATTAATCTATTTAGAAAGGTTCCAAGTACATGATTAAGTTTTTTTAGGTCATTTAACATATCACTATCTTTTTATATGCTTGAAAACAGCCATGAATTAGGTTATATCTTATATCTTATAACTTATAAGTTATAATGAAGAGAATGCTAATTGATAGTTAGATACAAATTGTTTTTATAATTTAAAAAGTAGAATAAGAAATTTTCAACCTTTTATCCTGTTATTTTATGAATTTTACCATTTATTCCTTCTTTCTTTCGTGTTATCTACGTTCTTCACATTCTCTATGTTTCATATCTCTTCGACTTTTTGTTATTGTATATTTTCCTACTCATTTTTTTGTATCTTGAGTCATGGCCAGCAATATTCTGTCGGAGTAGTGGATATCGTAGTATCTGAAATTGTCAAAAAAGGCTTTCAGATGTTTTCCACCTTTTTCAGTTATAACATACTCTTCAATTTCCTCAATTAAAAGTTCATGTTCTTTTAATGGATGTATGAGGATTTCAAACTGGCCTTCAAAGTCATAATATTCATTACAGGTTGCATTTAGTTCGCTGAGTACTGGAATGTAGTTATCTGGATGAAAAGCCCTTTTAAGGGATGCTACAATTTCAGGCTGTGTTTTTAGCTCTTCTGCCCATATTGCATATAATATCCAGTTTCTGAAGGCCATTAATTTATTCTCTTCCCAGCATTCTTCCAGTGGTAGTTTATATTCCTGTGAATAATCTTCTTCTTCACCTTTTTGAGCTGAAATAGCTTCCCTGAGCAATCCAACAGCATCTCTGAAAATACCTGCCCCTACAAATAAGCCTATAACTGCATCCACGAAGTAAACACCATATATAGCAAAAATAGCACCTATAATAACTGATGTACCAATGAATATATGGTTTTTAGAGTCCACAGACTGTGATATCAATGTCAAACTGTTGGAGACTTTTCCAACGAAACGCTGATAATAGAATAAAAAGACCGCTGCCAATATGGCTATTCCTTCAACAGCTATAACCAGAAATGGCAAAGTCATGGGTTCTGAAG containing:
- a CDS encoding cation diffusion facilitator family transporter, whose protein sequence is MKDEKPVLGFDKFLMMALLKDGPLSKEELLEKTILFLSLIWYQQLPGKGQPLTQHLFFKVASIRSKIEDGRASKATGSPEEEMKKLIEKDWVKLNDANKYELTPEGLKNAKIFREHMEKSASSAEGELTPSSTAKNTTFLDAFLAVLKLGSGLISGSVGLIADGTDATMDTIEAILVWLGIKYHKENLSTILVILGLFVASISVLFDSITHILGTLAGTSEPMTLPFLVIAVEGIAILAAVFLFYYQRFVGKVSNSLTLISQSVDSKNHIFIGTSVIIGAIFAIYGVYFVDAVIGLFVGAGIFRDAVGLLREAISAQKGEEEDYSQEYKLPLEECWEENKLMAFRNWILYAIWAEELKTQPEIVASLKRAFHPDNYIPVLSELNATCNEYYDFEGQFEILIHPLKEHELLIEEIEEYVITEKGGKHLKAFFDNFRYYDIHYSDRILLAMTQDTKK